The DNA region TACTTGTGtgccattttcattcttcttggcCATCAAGGCTGGTTTGCTTTCCCTAATGGAAAAGAGAGGATGAATGGTTGGATGGCATTCTTTATGGAGGAAATAATAGGGTTTAAGTCTCTCCGAAAAGATGAGAAGGTATGGATCCATAGAAAAGTATATGCCCTACCTCTGCTCAGTAGGGAAGACTCCAGTTGGTTCTTCACGAAAGAGCCATAATCCTATCTGGAATAGCTTCGTTGGTCCATTTTTGGGAGTAGACTTGTCCCTGTATGCTCTAGGGACCTCCTCATAATATATTACTCTCATAATGGCTTATAGGATACTATTTAATGACATTTTTGGGGGGTAGGAGGTAGTGTGGAGGACATCAGGCCTTGATAACAAAGCACCCAATAGTTTTGTCTTTCATTGTCACTTCCTCTCAAATTCAACTGCAGCCATAGTATTGTGAGGCACAATCCAGCTGTCATTAATTTGCCCATCAAATCCCTGATAAATGACCGGGTAGGGTCTCTATTTTACCCCTTTTTGCCTCCATTGCTTAGCCTAGCACCTGGCACATAACAAGTAGTCAGTCAGACAGAGAAGATAATTCTGAATGcacagaagggagaaatgagataTGGGGGATGGTGACATTAGATAGAGTTGTGAAGGAAAAGGGAGCAGTGGCGCCCCCAGAACTCCTTTGGACTTCTACTTTAAGATACCTTTGTTTTTAGTCTCTAAAAACCATGCTCAGGAAACAAAGTTTGGCTTAAGCACGTGTTGATAAACAAACATGTAAGGTAGGGTTCAGCCTGCACTCCAAACCCTCTTACTCCTAACACTGTTCTTCCTCTACAGATGACCTAATTGCCTCTTTTTTTTAGCCCCTGGTTGGTCCCTTGTTGAAATCCCTTGTTTTGTAGCGCTGAGTAGAAGTCAACGCCTTCAGAGACAGAGCAGATGGGcacattttggtaccagaggtAGCTGATCAAAGGCGCCCCCTGACAGGCTGCAGGTGATAGTTGCTCAGGAAACACTGGTGGTGACAGGGTAGGCAATTCAGGTTTTCTTTGAAGCTCTTACTATGTTTGCACTTGAACTCCAGTACGATCCTGTTGGATTTATTGAAGGTGGTGACAGCGGATTCCATGCAGTAGATGAAGGGAACCCAGGAGGTGCTAGGTACAAatgtacaaaacaacaacaacaataaattgGACATTAAGAATCTGTCTTTcttacaagtgaaaaaaaaaacaacctactatGATCCCTCCATATCAGTAGACTAGGCCGATGTCTCTTAGGTATTTAGGAACCTGAATGTGCTGTCTTCTACCATATCCAGGTAAAGAATTATGGGCAAAAGGACTTAATTTGATCTGTCTCAGTAGTGTATATTCTGAATGTTTTGTATTGAGAGAATGACTTGCAGTATTAAAGTCAAAGGGCTCAATGAAATTGTTTTAACCGAACTGATCGTCAGGATGTGccgtgttctttttttttttttttttggtatgctgtatggtgggggtcacatttctttcttttctatgtgactatttttttgttgaaaaaaagtttggggggggaagtgcatgggccaggaatctgtgtcattctcttttattccATGTGTGCCTATTTAATATGAAatacagaggtttttttttttttggctcctgCTTTCTTTGTTGCACTTACCCTTGTATAATCCCCAAGATTCTACAGAACTTTAACTCAGCTGTGTATAGTTAACATAGCCTACTGCACTACCCTACTTCACCTCTCACACCCATACCCCAATATACACAGATTTTCCTTCATCCAGATGCCAGGAGGAATCGTCCCTTTTCTGCCTTTGTTTTGGATTTAGCAGTCTCAGAATCTAGAGTTGAGCCTCTGGGAGTCAATCAAGAAGCATTTACTGCAAATCTGGAGGTATAGGTTGCACTAGTGGAATTTGCTTATGGAAACAATTTTGTTCTTGGCTTGAGGGAGTTTATATTGGATGGAAAAGAAGTTGGGGATTAAGAGAATCTTGATGgatttaagaagaagaaaaaaaagtaccaCAAAGAATTGTAGCAAACATTCTTAAAAACTTAGAGAGTCACCACCCTAAATCTCCCACAATTCTGGGACGCTCAGGAAACAGGACGTTTTGTGAAGTTAGTGAGGGATTCCATGAGGCTAAATGATGGTTAAAGCCAGGCCACATGCTGGTACTGTACATTCCTATCTGTTGCCTCTGACTAAGTAGATTCAGCCTGGGGCTGCTTTGATGGGAGTTTGGTAGCCTGAGCTCAGAAGCCGTTCTGGCAAAAATGGCTTGAAGATAGACAAAAGATGAGAAAACAGTGGGTCTGAAAAATGAGCCAAACTGATGTAGTGGCTGGTGGGACAGACCAAAGATTTCTGAATGAAATAGCACATATTAAACCATGATGAAGGGATAGGATGTCATAAAAGACAttggaagaaaaatgtttatataggTTTCCATATTGCCTATAGAATGGAGATTCAAGGCACAGAACAATATCTTTTCAGCACTGTTAATGTACTTAGCACTTATCCCAGATACAGTTTAAGTCCAAAGTGGCCAATATACAGTGCATAAGAGTGTTCAGGCTTCTCAAGAGGGAAAGGGGAAAGTTAAGGAGTTcttaaacaaagggaaaattGAGCTTTGAATGCATTTGTTTTGTAATGGttgctgcttctctctcttttttttttaagaaaaatctaaaataactgACCTGATAGCTCTTTAAGGATTAGAGAATGACAATGATAGAGAACATTTTGTTTCTAATACAATTTGATGAACTAAGAATGGAGGTATGAGGAAGAAGATTACTTCACAGGAGAAGAGAGAGCCAGTCACAGGGAATGGAATTAAATCCAAACCTCAAAGGtaattcttcatttttcagtCCTCCAGTATCTTGAATCATAAATGTAACTAGAAAATAGACTGTCATTTCCATAAGCCAAACAAAATTATTCCCATTTCCCAAGGGCAACATACATATCAGATGAGGAAGCAATTGTTAAAGCTAAGTCAGCAGTACAACTGGACCAGACAGTAGCCTcacaaataaaatgagaagaatcttctctgtgtctcttaGAAGGGGGGAAAGATTGAATATGGCGTGATGATCTGGCCTTGTTGACCATGACAGACTTCCGGAATGAGGGATGAAGAGAAGGCAAAGGACACAGAGCAGGCATCTAGGTGAGGAGGTAAAATCTAATAAAGGTTGGGGGGTAGGGTCTAGAAAGGTTCAGGAGATGAAAAGCACTTACTAGAAGGCCCAGCCATAATTCAAAGCATGCAGCTTCCAATCTTCTGGACCCAAGTTGGCAGTTGCCTGGAAGACTTGTGAATATGTCAAATAGACTGTCATCCCCAGAAGGCCTGCAGAGGGAACAGAAGGACACAGTCCTTAGAAAAAAGGTTGATGTTGCCATACTGAGAGTATGAATTTGAAGCAACCTCCTATTTTGTATCAGTGTACAGCCTATCTTGGGGCTTTCCTTTGCCCATATGCCACCCCATGACCAGGGAGACTAATCTGCAAAGGAGGCTTTTCCTCCAAGGCATATTTTGCAATAGATTACCCCTAACTTTTGCTCAGAGCCATGTAAAAAGCCCCTGGGTCAATGCTGCATAGAAAACCACTGCTCCCTTTTACTTCTCCCTGCCTTTACCCCCAGTATTGGTGTCCTCATTTTATCCAACAGCGATGGTCTCAAAATGTGTatatttcaaaactgaaaattaaCCAAGCAACATATGTTACACATTGAGAAAGTTTGGAAATAAAAGGAACTTAGTGATAAATCATCTTGCACAGAATATTATTGTCCAATATAAAATTTCACATGccatttcaatttaaaattaaagatgttGTATCTCACATCTCCATCCACTGAACCACCTTTGGGCTCCTACCTACCTTCTCTGGAAACACAATCAAACACTGTAGCTACTGCCTCAGTGGTGGCTGAGGGCAACCACCCTCTCCTGCCTTGGGAAGTACTCACCtgactgaaaagagaaaataccaaAGGCACTCATTTTGAGCCGAGAGCCAGGCTTCCCAAACAACAGCAAGTCCATTAGTAAGAGGAGGAAACTGATGAATTGCAGTCCAAAGTAGGTAATTTGGGTTCCCGTTGATAACCATAGGATTTCTGCCAGAAACCAGAGAAAGAAGGAACTCTTACCCTGACAGTTAAATAACCAAACAAACAGGTGAACATATGATGCTTGTTCAAAGTTAAAAAACTAGGAGCctagaaaatggggaaaatgagaaACAGCTGAAACCAGCTAGGAAACTTACTTAATTTGGGGTTCTTAATTTTGGGGACTATAAATGCCATTAGGGAGATTTGAGAAGAAAGCTTTCTGTTTTCATAAAGTCTTGCAAGGATGTAACTGTTAAGTatcattttaaagtcttttttcttatttaattttgggaaaatcagttttgtttattttctttctgtacacCCTCCTTACCACCCgcccttctttccttttgtttcacacacacacacacaaaaaaattggaggaaaaaaactaaaacattcaACATGGTTACTTGGCAACAGCTAGTGAAAGGGTAGGTTGGAGCTGTTGGTGGTTTTCTATTTGCGAACTCTCTTTTATCTCcgctgttcatttttttttgcgTTCCTGCAGACAAATGCAAGTCATCTGTAGGAAGAATCCATGTCGCCCAGTGGGGtgcagaagaaggaaaaagcatatCACAGTACAGTTTAGGTCAAGAGAGACCCAAATCAATGGCAACTAAATTCTTTATCAAACCCACATACTTGCCACAATCCTCAAGGGAAGGTGGGGGAGGAAAGCCTTCTCCATTAACCGCTTCCCTCCAAATCGGATAGTGGGGTGACGTGGGCCTTGCAACGTGGCAAATTCCAGTAGTCCTTTCTCACTTCTCTTGGTTGGTGGTGTGAGTTCAGTGAAACTTCGGCACCTCTCCCCTGAAACATATCCAAGGCACAATGTTTATGGAGATGCTTCCTTGGACCACTGAGTTGAAAGCTCTCCCCATCCCATACCTGGTGCTGCTCCATTTGTTCTGGCACACTGCCTGCCTAGCATATagaagacactcaataaatgcttctttTCAAAGCAGGAAAGAATGCGTGGATGAATGAATGGCACAGGCAAGAGTCATACAAGATTTCTTTCTATCACAATTCCTGATAACGAAGAAGATGTTTCCCTGAGAGTGCCTACACAGGGAAGTGTTCCCATGTCCTGTATCAAGAAGCATTAACAGCACAGTACCATTTTGCTGGCTGGCACTGCACCACCAAACTGACTGGCTGTAAACAGTCTCTAGCACTGGGGTTGGAACAGTGCTAAATGGcacaataataatttaaaaataagttgtaaATACATATATTCCTCTTCCAACTCCCTTTCCATTAGCCAACATAGGAAGAAGTGGCAGGTCTCTAATTATACATGATTCTGGTCATTAGAAAAAATTCACTGCCTGGTGTACTGTTCCCAGGACACAGGGTGACCTTGAATGCTCTAtgcagggaagaggaggaggtgtCCTCTGTCTAATTCTTCTTAACCCAGGGATAAACACTGACTAATACCCGTTGATACAGTGCCACCTTTGCTAGTATGCACCAAGTGACAAGATCTGGGAGGATCTGTCTTCTGCATGTCAAGGGCTCCCTTACACGATCCAGGTACTCTCTCTGGCTTTAGTTCCCGTCTTTTAAATTGTAACAAAAATACTTGggatgaaataactttttttttcatagggagatggaggaaggggcttTAAAGTGTGATCTACTCTGGTCCTTTCACCtcacaaacaagaaaaccaaggCTGCAGAAATGAAGTTATTCATATAATTTGGGCAGAGTTAGGGCTTTCCTACAATATTCATCTCTCCTTGTTTTGTCTGTAAACAGCATTTCACtagaatggaaaattttcctgATGAACAGCATTTCACtagaatggaaaattttcctgATGATAAAggtctcaataaaatattaaaggtcTCAATGAAATCCTCAAGGTTAATATTTTAAGCTAGAGAGACCTTTTGTTAACAGTCTTCTAAAAAGGCAGGAGGTGAAGAACCAGATGAACTTCTGACCTTATTAAAAGGGAACCCTATTGGGTGccctggtggttcagtggtagaatgctcgcctttcatgctggagacctgggttcaatttccagaccatgcactgccttccccacccctccacccccccgccccccaaaaagaaacataTTAAAAGGGAACCCTGTTGAGAAGGGACACTCTACAGAGGTGGAAGACGCTGAGCTTGGTTGGAGGTGGAGCCCCCCTGGGTATAGGGGAATATTATACTTCCCACTGCTACTATAGCCCTTAAGCTATCCCAA from Tamandua tetradactyla isolate mTamTet1 chromosome 7, mTamTet1.pri, whole genome shotgun sequence includes:
- the GSG1 gene encoding LOW QUALITY PROTEIN: germ cell-specific gene 1 protein (The sequence of the model RefSeq protein was modified relative to this genomic sequence to represent the inferred CDS: inserted 1 base in 1 codon; deleted 1 base in 1 codon), which produces MRNLSQLIRNVCFTQEMEPKVFPSQRTYLSACLSVLSLSFSTTFLLSKYWFVGTQKVPEPLCRKGLAIKCFGMPMSLDGGSASTPAQEVVRYSWETGDECFSSYTFHSGLWLSCEEIMEESGERCRSFTELTPPTKRSEKGLLEFATLQGPRHPTIRFGGKRLMEKAFLPHLPLRIVAKILWLSTGTQITYFGLQFISFLLLLMDLLLFGKPGSRLKMSAFGIFSFQSGLLGMTVYLTYSQVFQATANLGPEDWKLHALNYGWAFYTSWVPFIYCMESAVTTFNKSNRIVLEFKCKHSKSFKENLNCLPCHHQCXPEQLSPAACQGAPLISYLWYQNVPICSVSEGVDFYSALQNKGFQQGTNQGLKKEAIRSSVEEEQC